The genomic interval ATTGTCGGCACCAACACCTTTGCCTTCTGCGTATAAAATGCCAAGGTTGTTGCAGCTCTTCTCAAAGCCACTTTTGCACGCTTTGTCGTAAAATTGGCTGGATTTTTTATAATCCTGCGCAACCCCTTTACCCACAGCGTACAACAGCCCTAGATTGTCGCATCCAATGGCAAGATCGCCATCGCAGGCTTTTTGGTAGTATTCACTCGCTTTTTTATAGTCTTGTGGCACGCCACGTCCCTGTGCTAGAAGAAACCCTAAGTTGTTACAGCCCATTAAGTCCTCATTTTTGCACGCTTTTTTGTAAAACTCTGCCGCTTTGGCATAGTCTTGACTTACGCCTGCGCCATTCGCATACAAAAGCCCCAAGTTGGTACACCCTTCATCCTGTGCACAGGATTTTTCGTAAAACTCTTTCGCTTTGGCAAAATCTTGTTTGACACTCAGTCCACCTGCATACGCAACGCCCAAGTTATAGCATGCGGACGCAAAGTCAGCAGAACACGCTTTTTCATAGAGCTGAATCGCTTTTGCAGTATCTTTGGCAACATTACCCGTGCCTTCTGAATATAAAACACCCAAGTTATAACACCCAGAAGCTTTGCCTTCATTGCACGCTTTGTCATAAATCTCAACGAGTTTTTGATGATCGCCACTCTCTTTGGCGTCCATGCCCTCTTTGATAAAACCAGCGTGTGCCATGACGGCGCAGGCTATTAAAATGAGAAGTTCTTTTTTCATTGTTTTTCCTTTTTCATAAGACTAAATTGTTTTAACATCTCTACCCTTATACGCCAAGGCACACAGAGCAACTACGCATAATAGTGTGTAATAGACAAAACTAGGAACAGCAGGACTCGCCCCCGTTGCGGCGTACGAGTGCATGCCTGTGAGGTAAAAATTGACCCCAAAATAGGTCATCATAATGGAACTGTACCCCAAAAGCGATACTATTGAAAAAAGATACACGGAGTTTAGTTTGGGGATAAAGCGAAGATGCAAAATGAGCGCATAGACGATGATCGAGACAAACGACCATGTCTCTTTTGGGTCCCAACCCCAGTAACGTCCCCACGACTCATTTGCCCAGATGCCTCCAAAAAAATTGCCGATGGTAAGCATACAAAGCCCGATAATCAGGCTGATCTCATTGATCGCGACCAAATGCCTGATCTGCTCGTTCATAAGCGAAGCATTCTTTTTGTTTTTTAGCATCATTAACACCAACGTAATCAACCCAAGCAGTGCGCCCATACCCAAAAAGCCGTAACTTGCCGTAATGACCGAAACGTGGATGGTGAGCCAGTACGATTTTAACACTGGCACAAGGTTGGTGATCTGTGGATTGACAAAGCTCATGTGTGCAACAAGCATCACAATCGCCGCTAAAATCGCAGCAGCAGCTAAAGAGAGAATGGACTTGCGAAAGACCATCACACCTGCAAAACTTGCCGACCAACCGATATACACCATCGACTCGTACGAATCACTCCAAGGCGCATGCCCTGAGATGTACCACCTCAGAGCCAAACCAAACGTATGGACGATAAAGGCTGCGATAAAAAGCGATAAAACGACCTTTTCAAGGCGTGGATAACGTTTACATGTAAAGATGGAAAAGACCGCCAGTGCAAACGCGCCAAAGCCAAGCAAGAAGTAAAACCCAACGAGTTTTTGAAACAATCCCATGTGGTTGTACAGCACTTCAGCACGAATACGTGTTTCACTTGGCATGATCTCACCGCTTTGGATGCGTTGATTTTCTTTAAGCAGTGAGAGTGCTTTGTTGGCATTTTCCCAGTGATTATTGGCTACACCCTCTTGCAGTGCTACAAAGTAATCATTGAGGGTACTTTTGACTTCACGGCTCACCATTGGATTGCTAAACGCATCATTAGGAGCGATCCATGTGTGCGTTGCATCGTTGGGGATCGGAATAAATTTAAAAAAGACCCCTTTGAGGGTAAGGTACGCGATGTTGAGCTTTTCATCGAATTTAATTACATCGTTATCAAAGGTATCGCGTTTGGACCCAGCTTTTTGATTGGCAGCACTGACCTGTTTTGCCAATTTATAATAGCCCTCATCATCAAACATGGAGGCGAAACTCACATATTCGGTTTCAGGTGGTAAACTGAGCACTTTTTTAATGTTTGTATTGGAGAGCTTGATGATGGGAAGCTCTTGCCAAAGAGCAGCGTTGGAGCTCATACCCAAGATCATCTGCTCAGGGCTCAACCCAAAAAGGGAGCTTTTACCTGCTATTTTATGGACAATTTCAACAGCTTCGGTGCTAATGGGCTTGATACGCCCCGCGTAATCTTGCACCAACAGAGCGCTAAATGCGCCATTGGCGTGCTCATACGAGTTTTTACGAAACAGTTCCAGAGAGTCTGTCGTGTCTGCTTTTAAAGGCAAGCTTGAACTTAAAAGCAGTGGCAAAAGAAGGGCTAAAGCGCTTTTTTGCAAAAAGGCGCGCAGTTTTAGAAACCTGCTTCCTTTGGTAAAAAAGTTGCCGATAAAGCCAACACAGAGCAGAAAATACCCAAAATAAGTCGGCCATTTGCCTGGATCCTTGTTCACTTCCAAAATCGTTCCTTTCTCGTCTGTATCATAGGAAGATTGGAAAAAAGTGTACCCTTTATAGTGCAAAGGATGGTTCATAAAAATGCGGTACGGCAAGGCTCTCTCTTCTGCTTTGTCCAGAACTTCGATCTCACTGGCGTACGAAGAGGGACTTTTTGAACCTGGGTAGCGCTCTAGTTCAAACTTAATCAGTTTAAAAGAGAATGGCAATTCAACCACTTTTGAACCCCATGAAAGGGCTATTTCGACATCATCAAAGCGAAGCAAGGTTGGCGGCTCAATCCAGCCAGCGCCGCCTTCGATTTTCACTGTTTTTAATTTATTATCATACGTTGCTTCCACCATCAATGAACTCAGTTCACCTTTGGAGCCAGCATGGAAGCTTTTGTAGTTTACATGTAAAACTTTTCCATCGATCATTTCGCTGTACGAAAAGGCATTGTTACCCAGTTGTGCTAAAGCAAGTGGGTACTCAAAAAGCTCTTTTTCGGTTCTAATTTGAAAATAAGGCTGAACGCTGAGCATCTCATGTTCGCTCAACCCTTCGCGGATATGAATCACACCCTCATACCCAAAGTAACGCGTCAATGCAGCTCCTATTAAAATCGCAACGAAGGCGACATGAAGAACAAACGCACCAAACTTTTTCCACATTTTGTTTTTGTAAATAATGCCAAGCAATGAGAGGGTGAGCAGAAGCATCACCCCTTCGTACCATAAGGCATCATAAACCACGACTTTAGCACTTTGGGTGTCGTAAGCACTCTCGATAAACGTCGCAACGCCTGCACCCAAACCCAAAATAAACAACATGAAGAGGATAAACGGATACGAAAAAAAATGTTTTCCTAAAAGGGATATAAACTTCATGTTAAACCTTTAAAATCAAATTGATACGTCTTACACGCCAAACGTTTGTCCTGCGTAAATAATAAACATTCTTAAGCACAAAACGCCTGCCACACTCGCCATTCCAGAGAGGTAAAAAGCCGCATGCGAATGCGCCACATGTTTGCCCAACGCAAAGTTAAGCACCAAAGGAAGCCCGAAGCCAACACCCATCACACCAAACCAAAAGAGGTTGGCATAGACACCACTTTGAAACGCAACCGTCGTGGTTTGTTGAAACTCATTGCCGACTAAAAGCGAAACAAAGAGCATCGCAATAAGCATAATCTCAACCGCCATAATCGGCCATTCAATGACGTGCAAAGTTTTCATATCAGACGAATGGGCATCTTCTTTAAAGAACCACGTAGCCACCATACTCGCAGACGCCGTGCCTGCTGAA from Sulfurospirillum multivorans DSM 12446 carries:
- a CDS encoding SEL1-like repeat protein — translated: MKKELLILIACAVMAHAGFIKEGMDAKESGDHQKLVEIYDKACNEGKASGCYNLGVLYSEGTGNVAKDTAKAIQLYEKACSADFASACYNLGVAYAGGLSVKQDFAKAKEFYEKSCAQDEGCTNLGLLYANGAGVSQDYAKAAEFYKKACKNEDLMGCNNLGFLLAQGRGVPQDYKKASEYYQKACDGDLAIGCDNLGLLYAVGKGVAQDYKKSSQFYDKACKSGFEKSCNNLGILYAEGKGVGADNAKAKELFKSSCDKGLKEGCENVTLLETITK
- the ccsA gene encoding cytochrome c biogenesis protein CcsA — translated: MKFISLLGKHFFSYPFILFMLFILGLGAGVATFIESAYDTQSAKVVVYDALWYEGVMLLLTLSLLGIIYKNKMWKKFGAFVLHVAFVAILIGAALTRYFGYEGVIHIREGLSEHEMLSVQPYFQIRTEKELFEYPLALAQLGNNAFSYSEMIDGKVLHVNYKSFHAGSKGELSSLMVEATYDNKLKTVKIEGGAGWIEPPTLLRFDDVEIALSWGSKVVELPFSFKLIKFELERYPGSKSPSSYASEIEVLDKAEERALPYRIFMNHPLHYKGYTFFQSSYDTDEKGTILEVNKDPGKWPTYFGYFLLCVGFIGNFFTKGSRFLKLRAFLQKSALALLLPLLLSSSLPLKADTTDSLELFRKNSYEHANGAFSALLVQDYAGRIKPISTEAVEIVHKIAGKSSLFGLSPEQMILGMSSNAALWQELPIIKLSNTNIKKVLSLPPETEYVSFASMFDDEGYYKLAKQVSAANQKAGSKRDTFDNDVIKFDEKLNIAYLTLKGVFFKFIPIPNDATHTWIAPNDAFSNPMVSREVKSTLNDYFVALQEGVANNHWENANKALSLLKENQRIQSGEIMPSETRIRAEVLYNHMGLFQKLVGFYFLLGFGAFALAVFSIFTCKRYPRLEKVVLSLFIAAFIVHTFGLALRWYISGHAPWSDSYESMVYIGWSASFAGVMVFRKSILSLAAAAILAAIVMLVAHMSFVNPQITNLVPVLKSYWLTIHVSVITASYGFLGMGALLGLITLVLMMLKNKKNASLMNEQIRHLVAINEISLIIGLCMLTIGNFFGGIWANESWGRYWGWDPKETWSFVSIIVYALILHLRFIPKLNSVYLFSIVSLLGYSSIMMTYFGVNFYLTGMHSYAATGASPAVPSFVYYTLLCVVALCALAYKGRDVKTI